The Triticum aestivum cultivar Chinese Spring chromosome 7B, IWGSC CS RefSeq v2.1, whole genome shotgun sequence genome window below encodes:
- the LOC123156568 gene encoding cytochrome P450 711A1-like has translation MAEAGEWLPYVSTLASCLLGFALYFYAPYWGVRGVPGPPALPVVGHLPLLALHGPDVFGALARKYGPIFRFHLGRQPLVVVADPELCKEVGVRQFKSVPNRSLPSPIAGSGLHRKGLFFTRDERWSAMRNTIISLYQPSHLAGLIPTMQRCIERAADTIQLNGNADVDIDFSDLALKLATDVIGQAAFGVDFALSAPREHGGREAAEFIAEHVHSTTSLKMDLSASLSIVLGLVAPALQGPARGLLRRLPGTADRRIARTNDRLRARVEGIVASRERDLDKRRGQRDFLSALLNARDSGGDKMRVLLTPEYVGALTYEHLLAGSATTSFTLASAVYLVAGHPEVEAKLLAEVDRSGAAPPTADDLQRNFPYLDQVIKEATRFYTVSPLIARETSRRVEVGGHALPKGTWLWLAPGVLARDAAQFPEPGEFRPERFEAGCEEERRRHPYAHVPFGLGPRACVGQRFALQEVKLAMVHLYRRYVFRRSPRMESPPEFHFGIVLGFKHGVKLRAIERRSPA, from the coding sequence ATGGCGGAAGCAGGGGAATGGCTGCCGTACGTCTCCACGCTGGCGTCCTGCCTCCTCGGCTTCGCGCTCTACTTCTACGCGCCCTACTGGGGAGTCCGGGGCGTGCCGGGCCCTCCGGCGCTGCCGGTCGTCGGCCACCTGCCGCTGCTCGCCCTCCACGGCCCCGACGTCTTCGGCGCCCTCGCCAGGAAATACGGCCCCATCTTCAGGTTCCATCTCGGGAGGCAGCCTCTGGTGGTCGTGGCTGACCCGGAGCTGTGCAAGGAGGTCGGGGTGCGGCAGTTCAAGAGCGTCCCCAACCGGAGCCTGCCGTCGCCGATCGCCGGCTCCGGTctccaccggaagggcctcttcTTCACGAGGGACGAGAGGTGGTCGGCCATGCGGAACACCATCATCTCGCTCTACCAGCCGTCGCACCTCGCCGGCCTCATCCCCACCATGCAGCGCTGCATCGAGCGCGCCGCCGACACCATACAGTTGAACGGCAACGCCGACGTCGACATCGACTTCTCCGACCTCGCCCTCAAGCTGGCCACCGACGTCATCGGCCAGGCGGCGTTCGGCGTCGACTTCGCGCTCTCGGCGCCGCGCGAGCATGGCGGACGCGAGGCCGCAGAGTTCATCGCCGAGCACGTTCACTCCACCACCTCGCTCAAGATGGACCTGTCGGCGTCCCTCTCCATCGTGCTGGGCCTCGTCGCGCCGGCGCTGCAGGGGCCGGCGCGGGGGCTTCTCCGGCGACTCCCCGGGACGGCGGACCGGAGGATTGCGCGGACGAACGACCGGCTGCGGGCGAGGGTGGAGGGGATCGTGGCGAGCAGGGAGCGCGACCTGGACAAGAGAAGAGGGCAGAGGGACTTCCTGTCGGCGCTGCTCAACGCCCGGGACAGCGGGGGCGACAAGATGAGGGTGCTGCTGACGCCGGAGTACGTGGGCGCGCTCACCTAcgagcacctcctcgccgggtCGGCCACCACGTCCTTCACGCTAGCCTCCGCCGTGTACCTCGTCGCCGGCCACCCGGAGGTCGAGGCCAAGCTGCTGGCCGAGGTCGACCGGTCCGGCGCCGCACCGCCGACGGCCGACGATCTCCAGCGAAACTTCCCCTACCTCGACCAGGTGATAAAGGAGGCGACGCGGTTCTACACGGTGTCGCCGCTGATCGCGAGGGAGACGTCGCGGCGGGTGGAGGTCGGGGGCCACGCGCTCCCGAAGGGCACGTGGCTGTGGCTGGCGCCGGGGGTGCTGGCGAGGGACGCGGCGCAGTTCCCGGAGCCCGGCGAGTTCCGGCCGGAGCGGTTCGAGGCCGGGtgcgaggaggagcggcggcggcacCCGTACGCGCACGTGCCGTTCGGGCTGGGCCCGCGGGCGTGCGTCGGGCAGCGGTTCGCGCTGCAGGAGGTGAAGCTGGCCATGGTCCACCTGTACCGCCGCTACGTGTTCCGCCGGTCGCCGCGGATGGAGTCGCCGCCGGAGTTCCACTTCGGGATCGTGCTGGGCTTCAAGCACGGCGTCAAGCTCAGGGCCATCGAGCGGCGCAGCCCCGCCTAG
- the LOC123156566 gene encoding putative pentatricopeptide repeat-containing protein At2g02150, with translation MLPLPLRRHLLFIYSRRNPSFIPFSIAATAISTLPTDSAATAAAATPISDRLRLLHSLQAVPANLLLSHPLPSSAHLCIAAHLLARARLFPHSRSLLSRLLAPGHRPHLAASLVDLLHRAALALGPRRSALPSVVDTLLSLLADRGFLDDAVLALGRVRELRVPPNTRTCNHILLRLARERRGALVRRLFEQVPAPNVFTFNIVIDFLCKEGELAEARALFSRMKAIGCPPDVVTYNSLIDGCGKCGELEEVEQLVGEMRGCGCTPDVVTYNALVNCFCKFGRMERAYSYFAEMKREGVIANIRTYSTFVDAFCKKGMVREAMKLFAQMRIRGMTPNEVTYTCLVDGTFKAGRLDDAFVLIDEMVQQGVPLNVVTYTVQVDGLCKEGKIAEAEDVFRLMEKAGDKANELLYTTLIHGHFMNKNSEKALDLLNEMKDKGMELDVSLYGALICGLCNLQKVDEAKSLLNKMDECGLKPNNIIYTNIMDACFKEGKESEAIALLHKMQDSGFQLNVVTYCALVDGLCKAGSVDEAVSHFNKMRDLGLEPNVHIYTALIDGLCKNGCLTKAVALLDEMADKGLSLDKVVYTSLMDGYLKQGNLQDAFALKAKMINSGLQLDLYGYTCFVWGFCNLNMMQEAREVLSEMIGNGITPDTVIYNCLISKYQKLGHIEEAASLQNEMESVLPSCTIGGTAPGSDG, from the coding sequence ATGCTACCCCTCCCCCTGCGCCGCCACCTCCTCTTCATCTACTCTCGCCGGAACCCTAGCTTCATCCCCTTCTCTATCGCCGCCACCGCCATCTCCACCCTCCCAACcgactccgccgccaccgccgccgccgccactcccatctccgaccgcctccgcctcctccactcgCTCCAAGCCGTCCCCGCCAACCTCCTCCTctcccaccccctcccctcctccgcCCACCTCTGCATCGCGGCTCACCTCCTCGCCCGCGCCCGCCTCTTCCCCCATTCCCGCAGCCTCCTCTCCCGCCTCCTCGCCCCCGGTCACCGGCCccacctcgccgcctccctcgtcgacctcctccatcgcGCGGCTCTCGCACTAGGGCCTCGCCGCAGCGCCCTGCCCTCCGTCGTCGacaccctcctctccctcctcgccgACCGCGGTTTCCTCGACGACGCCGTTCTCGCCCTTGGCCGTGTGCGCGAGCTGCGGGTGCCCCCTAACACCCGCACCTGCAACCACATCCTCCTCCGCCTAGCGCGAGAGCGCCGCGGTGCGCTCGTCCGGCGGCTATTTGAGCAGGTGCCCGCCCCCAACGTGTTCACGTTCAACATCGTGATCGATTTCCTGTGCAAGGAGGGGGAGCTAGCGGAGGCAAGAGCATTGTTCTCGAGGATGAAGGCAATAGGTTGCCCACCAGATGTTGTCACATACAATTCTCTCATTGATGGGTGTGGAAAATGCGGGGAGTTGGAAGAGGTGGAGCAGCTCGTCGGGGAGATGAGGGGGTGTGGATGCACACCAGATGTTGTGACATATAATGCATTAGTCAACTGCTTTTGCAAGTTTGGGAGGATGGAAAGGGCATACAGCTACTTTGCTGAGATGAAGAGGGAAGGAGTGATAGCTAATATAAGGACTTATAGCACCTTTGTTGATGCGTTCTGCAAGAAGGGGATGGTAAGGGAGGCTATGAAGCTGTTTGCGCAAATGAGGATCAGGGGGATGACACCGAATGAGGTGACATATACATGTTTGGTTGATGGGACCTTTAAGGCAGGTAGGCTTGATGATGCCTTTGTTTTGATTGATGAAATGGTACAGCAAGGTGTACCATTGAATGTGGTCACATATACTGTCCAAGTTGATGGCCTTTGCAAAGAGGGGAAGATTGCGGAAGCGGAGGATGTTTTTAGGCTGATGGAGAAAGCTGGTGACAAAGCCAACGAGTTGTTGTACACTACACTAATTCATGGGCATTTTATGAATAAAAATAGTGAGAAAGCACTCGATTTGTTGAATGAGATGAAGGATAAAGGGATGGAGCTTGATGTTTCGCTTTATGGTGCCCTCATTTGTGGACTCTGTAATCTTCAGAAGGTGGATGAGGCTAAGAGTTTGCTAAATAAAATGGATGAATGTGGTCTGAAACCCAATAATATCATCTACACGAATATAATGGATGCTTGCTTTAAAGAAGGAAAAGAGTCAGAGGCCATTGCCCTGCTCCACAAGATGCAGGACTCTGGGTTCCAGCTTAATGTTGTGACATATTGTGCATTGGTTGATGGTTTGTGCAAAGCAGGATCAGTTGACGAGGCAGTCTCACATTTTAACAAAATGAGAGACTTAGGATTGGAGCCTAATGTACATATTTACACTGCTTTAATTGATGGTTTATGCAAGAATGGGTGCTTAACCAAGGCTGTGGCTTTGTTGGATGAAATGGCTGACAAGGGTTTGTCTCTGGATAAAGTTGTGTATACATCTCTTATGGATGGGTACCTGAAGCAGGGAAATCTTCAGGATGCCTTTGCACTCAAGGCCAAGATGATCAATAGTGGTTTGCAACTTGATCTCTATGGGTACACTTGTTTTGTATGGGGATTTtgtaatttaaatatgatgcaagAAGCTAGAGAAGTTCTTTCAGAAATGATTGGAAATGGTATTACTCCTGATACGGTAATTTACAACTGTCTGATAAGCAAATACCAGAAATTGGGGCATATTGAGGAGGCAGCCAGTCTTCAGAATGAAATGGAAAGTGTGTTACCCTCTTGTACAATTGGTGGTACTGCTCCTGGTTCTGATGGTTAA